One Vidua chalybeata isolate OUT-0048 chromosome 13, bVidCha1 merged haplotype, whole genome shotgun sequence genomic window carries:
- the TRPM7 gene encoding transient receptor potential cation channel subfamily M member 7, with product MDIEVASQKSWIENTFTKRECVYIIPSSKDPHRCLPGCQICQQLVRCCCGRLVRQHACFTASLAMKYSDVKLGENYNQEIEEWSVEKHTEQTSTDAYGVINFQGGSHSYRAKYVRLSYDTKPEAILQLMLKEWQMELPKLVISVHGGMQKFELHPRIKQLLGKGLIKAAVTTGAWIITGGVNTGVAKHVGDALREHASRSSRKICTIGIAPWGVIENRNDLVGRDVVAPYQTLLNPLSKLNVLNNLHSHFILVDDGTVGKYGAEVKLRRELEKTINLQRIHARIGQGVPVVALVFEGGPNVILTVLDFLQESPPVPVVVCEGTGRAADILAYVHKQTEEGGNVPEGAEPEIISTIKKTFNFGQSEAVHLFQTLLECMKKKELITVFHIGSDEHQDIDVAILTALLKGTNASAFDQLVLTLAWDRVDIAKNHVFVYGQQWLVGSLEQAMLDALVMDRVAFVKLLIENGVSMHKFLTIPRLEELYNTKQGPTNPTLFHLVRDVKQGNLPPGYKINLIDVGLVIEYLMGGTYRCTYTRKRFRAIYNSLSGNNRRSGRNPSSTTPQMCKSHESFGNRADKKEKMRHNHFIKTAQPYKPKIDTGAEEGKKKRTKDEIVDIDDPETRRFAYPLNELLLWAVLMKRQKMALFFWQHGEESMAKALVACKVYRSMAYEAKQSDLVDDTSEELKQYSNEFGQLAVELLEQSFRQDETMAMKLLTYELKNWSNSTCLKLAVSSRLRPFVAHTCTQMLLSDMWMGRLNMRKNSWYKVILSILLPPAILLLEYKTKAEMSHIPQSQDAHQMAMDDSENNFQTAADEIPMEVFKEVRILDNSFEKHDMETPAKPKRLPITQKFYAFYHAPIVKFWFNTLAYLGFLMLYTFVVLVKMEELPSVQEWIVIAYIFTSAIEKIREIFMSEAGKINQKIKVWFSDYFNISDTVAIVTFFIGFALRFGAKGNFGENTYRENYVFVAGRITYCLNIIFWYVRLLDFLAVNQQAGPYVMMIGKMVANMFYIVVIMALVLLSFGVPRKAILYPDEAPSWTLARDIVFHPYWMIFGEVYAYEIDVCANNSDEKVAHLCGPGTWLTPFLQAVYLFVQYIIMVNLLIAFFNNVYLQVKAISNIVWKYQRYHFIMAYHEKPVLPPPLIILSHMASLFCCICKRRKTDKTSDGPKLFLTEEDQKKLHDFEELCVEMYFNEKDDKFHSGSEERIRVTFERVEQMCIQIKEVGDRVNYIKRSLQSLDSQIGHLQDLSALTVDTLKTLTAQKASEASKVHNEITRELSISKHLAQNLIEDGSLRSSVWKKHSIGNVFGSFPQGGLESNNPLLCNISIRDDKEVQHKTIGQELALVPRREEKNFQEAGSSGSALFSNAVSPPELRQRIQAAEISKSTSKSKKLGNSSNSMPHVTSPTTKFFVSTPSRPSCKSQLDSSAKHEETVFSKATEGDNNVEFGAFVGHRDSMDLQRFKEAASKMRERSADIEEQQEDFKKAILEGIETTRLQGLQTDSDLQQSSSCGGFTDPLTAHSEQLYSKSRRASSEDTQQVDSKAALLTDWLQGRPSNSSQMPSEEDALNGIASPFKPIMDINYYYSAVERNNLMRLSQSIPFTPVPPRGEPVTVYRLEESSPSILNNSMSSWSQLGLCAKIEFLSKEEMGGGLRRALKVVCTWSEYDILKSGHLYIIKSFLPEVVNTWSSIYKEDTVLHLCLREIQQQRAAQKLTFAFNQMKPKSIPYSPRFLEVFLLYCHSAGQWFAVEECMTGEFRKYNNNNGDEIIPTNMLEEVMLAFSHWTYEYTRGELLVLDLQGVGENLTDPSVIKAGEKRSYDMVFGPANLGEDAIKNFRAKHHCNSCCRKLKLPDLKRNDYTPDKMIFPQDDAPELTIQPGSCTKDSDPANSIRLML from the exons ATGGATATTGAAGTTGCA tccCAGAAATCCTGGATAGAAAATACTTTCACAAAGAGGGAGTGTGTGTATATTATACCAAGTTCAAAAGACCCCCACAG ATGCCTTCCAGGATGTCAGATTTGTCAGCAACTTGTCAG gtgctgctgtggccGCTTGGTCAGACAACATGCTTGTTTCACTGCCAGTCTGGCTATGAAATACTCCGATGTGAAGCTGGGTGAAAACTACAATCAGGAAATAGAAGAATGGTCAGTggaaaaacacacagaacagACCTCTACTGATGCTTATGGTGTCATCAACTTTCAAGGTGGCTCTCATTCTTACAGGGCTAAG TATGTGCGATTGTCATATGACACTAAGCCTGAAGCTATTTTGCAACTTATGCTCAAAGAATGGCAGATGGAGTTGCCAAAGCTTGTTATATCTGTCCATGGGGGCATGCAGAAATTTGAACTTCACCCACGCATCAAACAGTTGCTTGGCAAAGGTCTTATCAAAGCTGCAGTGACCACAGGAGCCTGGATTATAACTGGAGGAGTGAACACAG GTGTTGCAAAACATGTTGGTGATGCTCTAAGAGAACACGCTTCCAGATCATCTCGAAAGATTTGCACTATTGGGATTGCTCCGTGGGGAGTGATTGAAAACAGAAACGACCTTGTTGGAAGAGAT GTGGTTGCTCCATATCAGACCTTGTTAAATCCATTAAGTAAATTAAACGTCCTAAATAACCTCCATTCCCATTTCATTCTGGTGGATGATGGAACAGTTGGGAAGTATGGAGCAGAAGTTAAACTGCgaagagaactggaaaaaactATTAATTTGCAACGGATCCATGCAA GAATTGGCCAAGGTGTGCCTGTGGTGGCACTTGTGTTTGAAGGTGGCCCCAACGTCATCCTCACCGTTCTAGACTTCCTTCAGGAGAGCCCTCCGGTGCCTGTGGTGGTGTGTGAGGGaactggcagagctgcagacatCCTGGCCTATGTTCATAAGCAAACAGAGGAGGGGGG GAATGTTCCTGAGGGTGCTGAACCTGAAATCATTTCAACCATCAAAAAGACATTTAACTTTGGTCAAAGTGAAGCAGTTCATTTGTTTCAGACACTGCTGgaatgcatgaaaaaaaaagaactt ATTACAGTTTTTCATATTGGGTCAGATGAACATCAAGACATTGATGTTGCAATACTTACAGCATTGTTAAAAG GCACGAATGCATCTGCATTTGACCAGCTTGTTCTTACACTTGCATGGGACAGAGTTGACATAGCCAAAAATCACGTTTTTGTTTATGGGCAACAATGGCTG GTTGGCTCTCTGGAACAGGCTATGCTGGATGCCCTTGTGATGGACAGAGTTGCATTTGTGAAACTTCTGATTGAAAATGGAGTAAGCATGCACAAATTTCTTACAATTCCCAGGCTGGAAGAACTTTATAACACA AAACAAGGCCCAACTAACCCAACACTCTTTCATCTTGTTCGGGACGTCAAACAG GGAAATCTTCCTCCAGGATATAAAATCAACCTGATTGATGTGGGACTGGTTATTGAATATCTGATGGGAGGAACCTACAGATGCACCTACACAAGGAAACGCTTCAGAGCGATATACAACAGTCTCAGCGGGAACAATCGG AGATCTGGGCGAAATCCTTCGAGTACCACTCCTCAGATGTGTAAAAGCCATGAGTCTTTTGGTAACAGGgcagacaagaaagaaaaaatgcgCCATAATCATTTCATCAAAACAGCGCAGCCGTACAAACCAAAG attgaCACTGGtgcagaagagggaaaaaagaaaagaaccaaaGATGAAATAGTTGACATAGATGATCCTGAAACGAGACGTTTTGCTTATCCTCTGAACGAGCTGTTGCTGTGGGCAGTGCTGATGAAGAGGCAGAAGATGGCTCTTTTCTTCTGGCAGCACGGCGAGGAGTCCATGGCCAAAGCTTTGGTGGCTTGCAAAGTCTACCGGTCCATGGCATATGAGGCGAAACAAAGTGACCTTGTTGATGATACTTCAGAAGAACTGAAACAGTATTCCAA cGAGTTTGGTCAGCTGGCAGTTGAGCTGTTAGAGCAGTCCTTCCGACAAGATGAAACTATGGCCATGAAATTACTGACTTATGAACTTAAAAACTGGAGCAACTCCACTTGTCTGAAGCTGGCAGTGTCCTCAAGGCTCCGTCCATTTGTAGCTCACACTTGCACACAGATGTTGTTATCAGATATGTGGATGGGAAggctgaacatgaggaagaattcaTGGTACAAA GTGATATTGAGTATTCTACTCCCTCCTGCTATACTGCTGTTGGAATATAAGACCAAGGCTGAAATGTCACATATTCCTCAGTCTCAAGATGCACATCAAATGGCAATGGATGACAGTGAGAACAACTTCCAGACTGCAGCAGATGAAATACCTATG gaggTTTTTAAAGAAGTGAGGATCTTGGACAATAGTTTTGAAAAGCATGACATGGAGACTCCAGCAAAACCTAAAAGACTCCCAATTACACAGaagttttatgcattttatcATGCTCCAATTGTGAAGTTTTGGTTTAATACg tTGGCATACTTAGGATTCCTCATGCTCTACACATTTGTAGTTCTTGTAAAAATGGAAGAATTACCATCTGTTCAGGAGTGGATTGTTATTGCTTACATTTTCACATCAGCAATTGAGAAAATTCGTGAG ATTTTTATGTCAGAGGCTGGGAAGATTAATCAGAAGATCAAAGTGTGGTTCAGTGATTACTTCAATATCAGTGACACAGTTGCCATTGTCACTTTCTTCATCGGGTTTGCGTTAAGATTTGGAGCCAAGGGGAATTTTGGAGAAAACACTTACAGAGAAAATTACGTCTTTGTTGCTGGAAGAATAACATACTGtctcaatataattttttggTATGTGCGATTACTGGATTTTCTAGCTGTAAATCAACAGGCTGGCCCTTATGTTATGATGATTGGGAAAATG GTGGCCAACATGTTTTACATTGTGGTGATTATGGCGCTTGTACTACTTAGTTTTGGTGTTCCCAGGAAGGCAATACTGTATCCTGATGAGGCACCCTCTTGGACTCTTGCTAGAGATATTGTGTTTCATCCATACTGGATGATTTTTGGTGAAGTCTATGCCTATGAAATTGATG TGTGTGCAAATAATTCTGATGAAAAAGTTGCTCATCTCTGTGGCCCAGGAACATGGTTGACCCCGTTTCTTCAAGCTGTCTACCTCTTTGTACAGTACATAATCATGGTTAATCTCCTAATTGCATTTTTCAA CAACGTGTATTTACAAGTCAAGGCAATTTCAAACATTGTGTGGAAGTATCAGCGCTATCATTTCATTATGGCCTACCATGAAAAACCTGTTCTGCCTCCACCACTGATCATTCTTAGCCACATGGCTTCCCTCTTCTGCTGTATatgtaaaagaagaaagacagaCAAGACTTCAGATGGGCCAA AACTCTTCCTGACAGAAGAAGATCAGAAGAAACTTCATGATTTTGAAGAGCTGTGTGTTGAGATGTATTTCAATGAAAAGGATGATAAATTTCATTCTGGAAGTGAGGAGAGGATTCGAGTCACATTCGAACG ggTGGAACAAATGTGCATTCAGATAAAGGAAGTTGGTGATCGTGTCAACTACATTAAAAGGTCATTACAGTCTTTAGATTCACAGATTGGCCACCTCCAGGATCTGTCTGCTCTAACTGTGGATACTCTGAAAACACTGACTGCGCAGAAAGCTTCAGAAGCCAGCAAGGTTCACAATGAAATCACCCGGGAACTGagcatttcaaaacatttgGCACAAAATCTCATTGAAGATGGCTCTCTCAGATCATCTGTGTGGAAAAAGCACAGCATTGGAAATGTCTTTGGTTCTTTTCCACAAGGAGGCCTTGAGAGTAATAACCCTTTACTCTGTAACATTTCTATCCGTGATGACAAAGAAGTCCAGCATAAGACAATTGGTCAGGAGTTGGCTCTGGTTCCCcgaagagaagaaaaaaacttccaaGAGGCAGGTTCCTCAGGCAGTGCCttattttcaaatgctgtttCCCCTCCAGAACTTCGCCAGCGAATACAGGCTGCAGAGATCTCAAAATCCACtagtaaaagtaaaaaattaggCAACTCATCCAACAGCATGCCACATGTAACATCCCCAACAACAAAGTTTTTTGTTAGCACTCCATCTCGACCCAGTTGCAAAAGTCAGCTGGATTCTTCAGCAAAGCATGAAGAGACTGTTTTCTCTAAGGCCACAGAAGGAGATAATAATGTAGAATTTGGTGCATTTGTGG GTCACAGAGACAGCATGGACCTACAGCGGTTCAAAGAGGCAGCCAGCAAAATGAGGGAAAGAAGTGCTGATATCGAG gagcagcaggaagactTCAAAAAAGCTATATTGGAGGGTATAGAGACAACCAGACTTCAA ggtCTTCAAACTGACAGTGATCTACAACAATCCAGTTCTTGTGGTGGGTTCACTGACCCTCTGACAGCCCACTCAGAGCAGT TGTACAGCAAGAGCAGGAGAGCATCGAGTGAAGACACGCAGCAAGTCGACTCTAAAGCAGCCTTACTGACG GATTGGCTACAAGGCAGACCTTCAAATAGCAGTCAAAT GCCATCAGAAGAAGATGCATTGAATG GTATTGCTTCTCCTTTCAAGCCCATCATGGATATCAATTACTATTACTCAG CTGTAGAAAGAAATAACCTAATGAGATTGTCACAGAGCATTCCATTCACTCCTGTGCCTCCAAGAG GTGAACCAGTCACTGTGTATCGCCTTGAAGAAAGTTCTCCCAGCATCCTGAACAACAGCATGTCCTCCTGGTCACAGCTGGGGCTCTGTgctaaaattgaatttttaagtAAAGAGGAGATGGGAGGAGGCTTACGTCGCGCTCTCAAAGTTGTATGCACGTGGTCAGAATATGATATACTGAAATCTGGACATCTTTATATCATCAAgtcttttcttcctgaagttGTGAATACTTGGTCAAGCATTTATAAGGAGGACACTGTGTTGCATTTGTGCTTGAGA GaaattcagcagcagagagcagcacagaagctCACCTTTGCATTCAACCAGATGAAGCCCAAATCCATCCCATACTCTCCAAG GTTCTTGGAAGTTTTCCTGTTATATTGCCACTCTGCTGGCCAGTGGTTTGCAGTTGAAGAGTGCATGACTGGAGAGTTTAGAAAATATAATAACAATAATGGTGATGAAATAATCCCAACTAACATGCTGGAGGAGGTTATGCTGGCTTTCAGCCACTGGACATATGAGTATACAAGAGGAGAACTGTTGGTATTAGATCTGCAAG GTGTTGGTGAAAATTTGACAGATCCCTCTGTGAtaaaagctggggaaaaaag GTCATACGATATGGTGTTCGGTCCGGCCAATCTGGGAGAGGATGCAATAAAAAACTTCAGAGCAAAACACCACTGtaattcctgctgcaggaaactGAAACTTCCTG ATCTGAAGAGGAATGACTACACACCTGACAAGATGATATTTCCTCAGGACGATGCCCCTGAATTGACAATTCAGCCTGGAAGCTGCACCAAAGATTCTGATCCGGCCAATTCTATTCGTCTGATGCTCTGA